The DNA sequence GAGGGGTTTAGTTTATTGCTCAATTTACAGGGTAGATTGAGCGGGAATAGCTTCTAAATTTTTCTGAATTTGCTCTAGTTCTTGACGTTTTTTGGCGATAAAAGTTTTTTCAGTTTCACGCTGCTGTTGAGTTTCTTTATGAGCTTTTTCCTGCTGCTCTAATAAGTTTTCGTAGGATGAGATAGTTTTTGCAATCATTTCAGAAGCTTGCTTAACTCTCTCCTCAAATGTTGAATGAACAATACTGTTAATTTTTTCAAATGCTTGGTTTTTGGATTTAATAAATTGTTGATACCCAAACTCGAAAACTTTCCATTTAATTGTGCTTGCAATTCCACTAAATGTTAGTATGCCTGTTCCTCCCAGTGAAGCACTAACACCTGCTAAGATCATCATCAATGGGCCAGTAACTACAATAGTTGGAATCAATGCAAATGCAACAGCTAATCCAGCTAATCCAACTCCAGTTACTCCTAATCCTAAACTGCCAAGAAACAATCCATCTGAAGTGGCATTAGGATCGGTTTGCTGGTTGAAATATACCCAATTAGGTGATGATATATTAATTTTTTGATTGAATGCCTCAAGTTCTGTAACAATTGCTTTTAGCTCTTGTTCTATAGCGATATCTAAGGCTTCTAAAGGCTGCTTTAGAACAAATTTTTTGAGTTGATTATCAATCCAGTTATCTACTTCTGCCGATAAATCGTTCTTAAAGTGACTAGCATAGTCTCTAGCTAACTGATCTCGGCTCCAAATAACAGAATGTTCGGAAGACCATTTATCACATTTTTGTTTCAAGCGGTTTTCTAAGCCGTCTAGCCATTGCTCCCAAGAGTTTTTTGTTGGTTCACTCACCTCAGCTAATAGTTTATTAGCTAGACGACGAATTTTAATATCTCGTCCGCTTGCTTCTCCAATTCGTTCTAATACTTGCTTTCTTTCTGCTTCGGAAAGTTTTAGCTTACCATCCAAAGCATCCTCAGCTTGCTGTAAAGTGGCTAAAGATTCCTGAATAAAACTTTTAATTTCTTTAACAGATTGCTTGATTTTCAGATTTCCACGTTCAAGCGTTAAGAAATTCTCGATCGATTGAGTGAAGTTTTGGAACCTTTTTAGATATTCATCATCATTTCCATTCAAAATAGCTTTGAGTGCAGACTTAGCAGAAATATAATGGATGCGGTTACTATCTGTAGGCAGTAAATTTTTATCATTAACAAAGTTTTCAAGACGCTCAACTACATCTTTACGATCTTCTTCCTCATCTAGCAAATCCATAAAATTAACTAGAATAAAGAGATTTTCAACAGGCTGATCATGTTTACCATTATTTAACTGAAATCTCACATCCCCAATCAATTCTTTTTCCTTTTCTGTCAAAAGATTCTGAGCAGTTGTCAAGAAAATCGCTGCATCCGTTTCTTTGAGAAGCTTCTGAGTAATAGCCGTTCGTTCTGGGTGTTCGTTCAAACCTGGAGAATCAAGAATTTCTACACCATTTCGGCATAAATCTAAGTCAGGATGCTCAAAGATAATTTCTTCAATTTCACAATGTTCTAGTTCCTCGCTACGATGTGTTTGTGCAGATTCTTTAGGAATAGCTGCTTTCTCTTTATACTCATCAATTGCAATTTCTTCTTCCCGTCCGTTTTTATAGCGGCAGGTTACTCGCTTTTTAGTTCCATATTTCAATACTGTCACCGTAGCGCTACAGGGAGTTACTCTCACAGGTTGGATTTTTTCCCGTAGTAAGGCATTGAGTAAAGTTGATTTACCTCGGCTAAATTCTCCCACCACTGCTAGCCGAAACCGCTGAGATTGCAATTTTTTCGATATTTTTACTATTTCTTGTTTGAGATACTCTGGCAATAAATCCCGTTCACTACAATCCTGAATAACTTGGAATATTTGATAACACAGATTATCTAACTGTTGACGTTTTTTCTGAAATTCTTGCAATTTTTGATAAGCTGAGGCTTGTTCAGGTTGATTTCTTGGAGGTTCAGGTTGATCGGATGCAGATCCTTCTACCTTAGTAGTAACTTCAGGTGTATTTAACTCCTGGTTACTTTCTGGAGTTTTAAATTTAGGAATAAGAGACTCTAGTATATCATTAGCAGCTTTAACAAATATAGTATCTAGCTCATGGAATCGAGCAGGATCTAGTAAAGATTTAACTTCATCCAAAACTGCTGCATCTAGGTTTTCTTCACGGCTGAAACCAGTTTCTAATAATGCTAAGTGCCGGGTATTGATGTCTAAACGATCGGCAATTATTTCTAAATAACGCTTCTCACGGGCATCCATTCATTGTGCCGTCTGCGGCTGACATTTCGTAACCAAAGCTAATCAATAAAAGTTTTTCTGATTTGGAAAATGAACTCGTTAGCTTGAATAACTGAGTTGGTTTCTTATAATCATCTAAATTTTCCCTAATTTCCTTTAGCATTACCTTGGTTAATTGGCGTACATTTCCTTCACTAGGAATGAATTTATTTAGAGTAACCTGTAGCCGTTGCTTTTCCTCCTCTGTCACTTGGTCATCAGCAAATATCACACCCAGTAGGACTGTGATTAAAGCTGCTAAAAATATCACTGGAGGCGTAACATCTTCTTGATTGAGCTTCTGTCCGGTGATGCGCGATAATAGCTCAACAGTCTCAGCTTTAACCAGGGAAGTATCCATAAATAAATTTACTTTATTAGCTTATCTGCGTGTTATTGTACTATCTAGCAGTTATTTATAAGCGTAAATGTGGTTAACAATGTTAAGATTTTCGTAAAAATATTTTAAGAAAAACTAAGAACAATCTAAGCAGGTGAAGCATGAATACTCGAAAGCTGACTTTGGAAATTTCAGAATCAACTTATGAAAAACTTGCTTATTTAGCAGAGTTAAACGAAGAATCGATCGAGAACACCGCTATATGGGGCATTCTTTTGACTCTTCAATCTCGAATTAAAAAAGCGGAAGAATTTAAGGAAATGATGGAGCAAGTAACACCTGAAAACTTACATGGTGAGATTTGCTTCAGTGAGCTTTAGAACGTGAATTCCGATAGCTCTGGTTTATATATCCCCAATTTTATTCAAATCAAATGCTAACTTTTGTATTTCCCCCTCACATTCAAGCTGGTATCGCCTCCGGTGCTTATGAGATTGTCCGCAACTCAGCCACAGGTCAATTAATTGGTGTTGTTAGAGATAAACAAACTGGTAAGTTTGTAGGTAATGCGGTTAACTTCGTACTTGACGGCAGTTCTTCATACGGCAACATATTTGGAAGTATGGGCGGTATACCAAGTGGTGTAATTAATGGCAACCCTCTATCGCCATTATTGGGCGGATTGCAGATGATCCAAGTCCACAAAGGATTTCAAAAAACCTATGGAGAACTTAACCTTATTAAGGCTAGCTTGCAATCTATTCAGGCAAGCGTCGGTGTTTTACAAGCAACAACAGCCGTCATAGGTGTCGGTGTGGTAGCTGGTGTTGCATTATCAGCAGTAAATTTATGGCAAACAATGAAACTGAGGGAAGATGTCAAGCAACTTAGGCTAGAAGTAAAAGATGGTTTTATTGACTTAAAGAAAGCTTTACTAGATCAAGGTAGAGAAGTTATTCAGCGAATTGACGAAGTAGGAGCCGATATCAAATTTGAGCAACACCGTTTAGAATTTATTAAGGCTTATGGGCGGTTTTTAGAAGCAACCAAGCTAATGCAAATTTCTCTATCAATTCAAGATAGAAACGCTAGAAAAGTTGAATTATCAAATGCAAGGCAAACATTAGGCGAAGCTTTAGCTATCTATAATAGTCCTCAACTACTATCAGAAACTTGTGCTGCTGGGCAACTTCGCAGACACGAATGTGCTTGGGCGATCGAGCAAACAATTGCTATCGCTTATCAATTGCAAGATGAGCCTGCTGCTGTGAGCGATCAACTTTCCCAACTACGATCAAAAATCCGTCAAGATTGCCTTGACGTTATCGATAACTGCCGATCGGAAGACGAGCTAGATTTCCTTTTCCCTGAAATCAAACGAATTCACGATCATGATTTAGCTGTTTTAGAATCATGGCAAAATCATATTGATTGGATGCGTTCGTTACCCGAATCAGAACTAAAACTGCTCGAAAGTGCTGAATTCAACACTTTAGAGGTAACTCCAGATGCCAACTCCGCCACAACTGCATTAGCAGCACCACTAGAGCAATTATTCTATGAAAAATTGAAAGAAAAATCTCATCCGCAATCATTGCAGGATCAGATGAAATTTATGATGAAACCGGAATTCCGCCGAGAGCATCTATTATATATCAGTCAGCAAGCTACATCTGCTGGTTATAAAACTTTAGTACCAGCTAATTTACAACAAGCTTCAGACTTAGCGGTTGCCAATCTCTACTGGTATTTTAAAGCCATAGACGAATCACGAGCGGAATTACAAACCGCTTAAAATATTACAGTTAAAAATATAGCGTGTTTTCTTTATGTAAAGTAAAACTCAGAAACCCGGTTTCTTCAAGAAACCGGGTTTCTTTTCTACCTCGACGATCTGAAAAGCGCTGTATTTACGAGGTTGTGAGATATTAGTGCAAAAAAATGAGTTAACCCTATTGATATAAATCTTAAGTATGATGACTAACTCTATCGGCTTAATTAAAGCTAAATTGAAAAACCTTCCCCAGACAGATCGGTTTTAGCAAGGTAAGCGGTTAATTTAGACATAACAAGAAAAGATTGCTTGTTATGGGAGATTAAGTCGAACAGGTAATACCTGAATAAGACTAATTTCTTAAATACAAAAACAGCTTTCTTTTTATCCATAAAAAAACGAGTCCTATCAAAACATATGTCTAATCCAAACCACCGCGATTCCAATATGCCTGTTAATAATACTGACAAATTTGCTGATGAAGCTGCCTATCGTGCTGGTTATCGGGAAGGCAGAAATTCCCAAATGTTAATGGAAGAACAAAGAGATAGTTATGTAACTCCTGATAATCGAACACCAACTAGTGGCATCACGATGAGTTTGGCTTTAGCTTTAATTACAGGTGCTGCTATAGTGGGGGGTATTGTTTATTTTCTCAATCAACAAGTAGGAGGAGTTAGAGACACCGCACCTGCTACTCAAATCATACCCGTTCCCGTACCAGAGCGCAACGAGTCTCCGGCTCCTACAAAACAACAAGATACTACGATTATTGACCGAACGATCGAGAAAACAAAAGAAGTCGTTCCCGTTCCCCAACCATCTTCCCCAGAATCTTCCGATCGAAATTCATCGACATCAACCCCTAACGTTAATATAAATCTACCTCCCGTTCAACAGCAGGAAACCGAAACTCAAACTTCTCCCGATCGAAGTGAAAACAATCAAGAACAGCCGGAAAGTTCTAACTCCGAACAATAATTTAATGTAGCTAATTTTGGTAAGCGTAGAGATGTTTTAGAAAGCGTCTCTACGCTTCGATTTGTTTATACATTGTCCGAGCTAAAAATCAATAGGTAGTTAATTAATTTTATATTTAGCGCACGGGAAACAGCCGCCCTTAATTATCTTTCTATTACAGATTTTGATGGAAATTAATAAAAAATATAACTGGAAAATTATAGATGTTTACAATTGATAATTAAACTTTAATATTCAGTAATATCTATTAAAATTTTGTCCAAAACGGTAGTAATTATGCGACCCTAAGAATAGCGTCGCAAAAAATATTTTGCCTGCCAACTCTATTCAGGGCAGTATACTTGGCAATATGTTACACCCAATTCTAGATCGTCAGCAATTGATAAGTGAAATTACTAACTGTATTAATAGTTCTTTAGACTTAAAAGAAGTATTGAGCGTAATTGTCGAGAAAATTCGCTTGTTTTTGTCGATCGATCGCGTAAAAATTTACCAATTTGCCAATGACGATACGGGAGAAGTGGTTGCCGAGTCAGTAGATACCGAACATTTGCCATCTCTATTAGGCTTGCACTTTCCCGCCAATGACATTCCTCCTCATGCTCGTTTGCGATTTGCCAAAGGAAGACAACGAGTGATCGTTGACGTAGCAGCCAAATGGAAAACCTTCCATTCTATAGATAGTACCGAAGTAGGACAAAGCGAGTTTAACAACCATTCCCAATATGCACCCGTCGATCCCTGTCACATTCAATACTTGCTGGCAATGGGCGTGCTGTCATCGATGAGCATCCCGATTTTTTACCAAAATCAGCTTTGGGGGTTGTTAGTAGCTCACCACAGCCAACCGCGCCACTTTTCCGAGCCTGAATTACAGACGGTGCAGCTTTTAACCAATCAGTTGTCGATCGCGATCGCCCAAGCTACTTTAATCAGCCAAGCCAAGCAGCAAGCAGAACAAGAAGCTTTTATCTATCAAATTAACGATTTATTAGAAAATCCCGGCAATCAAGCGGAAATTTGGCCAACAATCTTAAAAGAAACCGTGCAGGCTTTGCAAGGAGATGGCGGTCGCCTTTACATCGTCCCAAAGAACATGGGCGAACAAGTGCAAATTTATACCTTTGGAAAACAGCCCGTCGGACTACAGCCAGAAGAAAGTAGCATTTGGCAAAAAGCGATATGGCTAACGCCACGCTTGGCGAACGGACTCACGTCCAATTTAAACCAAACAGTTAGCAAATCAGAGGAATTCGATCGCGTATCTCATCACCGAGAAGGATTACCTCATATTTATACGATCGCCGATTTTGCTTCTCAACCCGATCTAGAAAACATTGCAAAAGCCTTTAGCGCCGCTTCAATGCACTCAATATTATTAATTCCCCTGCGATATCGCAACCAAGGCGTCGGCTGTTTAAGCATTTTCCGTCAAGAACGACAAATCGAAACATTATGGGCGGGTAGGTCGAACACCGATTCTCGCAATCAAATTCCCCGCCAATCATTCAACGCTTGGTGCGAAATCAAACGACAAACTCCCGACTGGAGTAAAAATCATCTCAAATTAGCACAACGTTTGGGGGTTCACCTCTACATAGCAATTACCCAAAATTGGGTAGAAAGAATGATTTCTCATCACGCATCCCATGATGTACTGACAAACTTACCCAATTGGAAACTATTTAATCAACAGTTAGCTTTATCTGTAATTAATGCACGACAACAGGGAAAAATTTTAGCCGTAGCTATTTTAAATTTAGCGAGATTTAAAACAATTAATCAAACATTCGGTCATGCCACTGGAGATTATTTATTGCAGTTAGTTGTCAGTAGATTGCAATCCACCCTACAAACTTATCAAAATCAGCAGATCGCTCACAACAAAAACATCTTACCACCCGTACTGGCTCGCTGGCATGGAGATAAATTTACGATATTATTGCCTGAAATTGAAACAATTCAGGAACTTACTTCGATTTGCCAACAAATTCTTCAGGTCTTTAAAATACCATTTTCTTTGCAAGGTCAAGAAATATATTTAACCGCTACTTT is a window from the Leptolyngbyaceae cyanobacterium genome containing:
- a CDS encoding dynamin family protein, with translation MDEVKSLLDPARFHELDTIFVKAANDILESLIPKFKTPESNQELNTPEVTTKVEGSASDQPEPPRNQPEQASAYQKLQEFQKKRQQLDNLCYQIFQVIQDCSERDLLPEYLKQEIVKISKKLQSQRFRLAVVGEFSRGKSTLLNALLREKIQPVRVTPCSATVTVLKYGTKKRVTCRYKNGREEEIAIDEYKEKAAIPKESAQTHRSEELEHCEIEEIIFEHPDLDLCRNGVEILDSPGLNEHPERTAITQKLLKETDAAIFLTTAQNLLTEKEKELIGDVRFQLNNGKHDQPVENLFILVNFMDLLDEEEDRKDVVERLENFVNDKNLLPTDSNRIHYISAKSALKAILNGNDDEYLKRFQNFTQSIENFLTLERGNLKIKQSVKEIKSFIQESLATLQQAEDALDGKLKLSEAERKQVLERIGEASGRDIKIRRLANKLLAEVSEPTKNSWEQWLDGLENRLKQKCDKWSSEHSVIWSRDQLARDYASHFKNDLSAEVDNWIDNQLKKFVLKQPLEALDIAIEQELKAIVTELEAFNQKINISSPNWVYFNQQTDPNATSDGLFLGSLGLGVTGVGLAGLAVAFALIPTIVVTGPLMMILAGVSASLGGTGILTFSGIASTIKWKVFEFGYQQFIKSKNQAFEKINSIVHSTFEERVKQASEMIAKTISSYENLLEQQEKAHKETQQQRETEKTFIAKKRQELEQIQKNLEAIPAQSTL
- a CDS encoding TerB family tellurite resistance protein — translated: MDTSLVKAETVELLSRITGQKLNQEDVTPPVIFLAALITVLLGVIFADDQVTEEEKQRLQVTLNKFIPSEGNVRQLTKVMLKEIRENLDDYKKPTQLFKLTSSFSKSEKLLLISFGYEMSAADGTMNGCP